Genomic DNA from uncultured Methanobrevibacter sp.:
TAATAATTTCTTTTTCTCATCTTCGTCCATGTTCTCATTTACAAAGAAGATATAGCCGCATTCTTCACATTTTACAGTGTCCATTTCTGCATGAGCCCTGTGATTATCTAAGAGTTTTCTGTGAGCTATCTTATCTTTTGAGCCGCATTTTGGACATGGTGCTATCAATTCTTCGAGTTTCATTATTTTCACCTTTAATTAATATTTCTATTTTTGAAGTATATAATGTTATAGATAATAGAAAAGTTTAAATAAGATGGTTAAATGGCAACAATTCTACCAAATGGCTTCAACAAGCTTTAAATATGATAATAATGAATAATAATTATTAAATTAATATTTAGAGGGGTTAAAATGCCCTATGATTATTATGACTTATTTGTTAAACAAAGAAATAATAAAGTTTTTACAGAAACTTCAAATATTGTCCGCCAGAAAATATGGAGAGAAAGCTTTGATGTAGTTAAATCTCAGGAATGGGAAGAACTGACTGAAAGAATAAGAAAAAATTAGCGGTTTAAAAATTTAACAACCTGTCTGTAAATTGGAAATCCGACATGCTGAACAACAGGCAATATAAATTTCAGTCCAGGTACTTCAAACTCTTTTTTAACTTTTTTAAGCTCGGATATTATATCCAATTTTTGAGGACATTTTCTCAAGCACTTTCCGCAGCCGTTACACTTACCTGCATTGCCCTCATTTCCCATAATTCCGCCAACATACTGATAATAATCCATAAAAGACTGATTAATTAAACCTTTATGTCCAAACAGATATTTTTCATTATAAATCTTCATGCATTCAGGAATGTTAATGCCCTGAGGGCACGGCATGCAGTACCCGCATGTTGAACAGTTAATTTTAAGGGAGTTTCTCAATACCCTTTTTACATACTCGATTGTTTCCATTTCCTCAAAACTCAATGATAATGGAGTTATTTTTTCAGCAACAGCAATATTTTCATCAATCTGTTCTATTGAATTCATTCCAGACAAAACACATGTAACATTCGGATTATTTAAAACCCACTCCAAAGCCCACTGAGCATTAGTTTTATTTGGATTGGCCTTTCTGAAAACCTCTTCCGCTTCAGACGGCATCTTGCCTGCAAGAATACCTCCCTTTAAAGGTTCCATTACAAAAATACCCATTCCCTTTGA
This window encodes:
- a CDS encoding aldo/keto reductase, whose product is MQNRLIQKTGDEISPLGFGAMRLPLKNGKINREIARKQIYHAIDSGVNFIDTAYLYGDSETFLGEVLQGEYKDKVKLCTKLPSINVRKYEDMEEILDEQLNRLQRDSIDYYLIHAVDLKTVNRLLKRDLIKFINKAKADGKIKHVGFSYHGPKEEFEIIIDGYDWDVVMVQYNYLDDNVQASTEGIQYASSKGMGIFVMEPLKGGILAGKMPSEAEEVFRKANPNKTNAQWALEWVLNNPNVTCVLSGMNSIEQIDENIAVAEKITPLSLSFEEMETIEYVKRVLRNSLKINCSTCGYCMPCPQGINIPECMKIYNEKYLFGHKGLINQSFMDYYQYVGGIMGNEGNAGKCNGCGKCLRKCPQKLDIISELKKVKKEFEVPGLKFILPVVQHVGFPIYRQVVKFLNR
- a CDS encoding TIGR04165 family Cys-rich peptide, producing the protein MKLEELIAPCPKCGSKDKIAHRKLLDNHRAHAEMDTVKCEECGYIFFVNENMDEDEKKKLLNELNKVYG